One segment of Laspinema palackyanum D2c DNA contains the following:
- a CDS encoding DUF262 domain-containing protein — MLEDGLGTQVEDSQELLEDQFEEEDEEELEEELTIPVKDRKLVTHPYDFVIRSLKAQIDDQTLVLADKFQRRQVWDQTKCSRLIESLLLNVPIPVCYFAELDDGSYSVIDGQQRLTAIYRFLNGDFSLRALKILPDINRKKFEDLEVSYQRLLLSRTIRCIVILKESHPDIKFDVFERLNTGFVPLNAQEIRNSVYRGKLNDLILELSEDEVFQKTRRVLSIDKRMQDCEMILRFFAFFFDPIAYRGTLSKFLDQYLEQGIHFDDETIEHHREIFRKTIDDVFAVFDYGAFRRYTPDTGWEKSINRAIYDVIMLSFAYASSEDIRSSKAEIIEALKKVCHDPEFSEAITSSTKNRDRIQTRIDKWRDAMTEIGLDVPKIKIGKDS; from the coding sequence ATGCTAGAAGACGGTCTTGGCACTCAAGTTGAAGATAGCCAGGAACTACTTGAGGATCAATTTGAAGAGGAAGACGAAGAAGAGTTAGAGGAGGAACTGACTATCCCGGTGAAGGATAGAAAACTCGTCACGCATCCTTATGACTTTGTGATCCGATCGCTCAAAGCTCAGATTGATGACCAGACTCTGGTGCTGGCAGATAAATTTCAGCGGCGGCAAGTTTGGGACCAAACGAAATGCAGCCGGTTGATTGAATCTCTCCTGCTCAATGTTCCCATTCCTGTCTGTTATTTTGCAGAATTAGATGATGGATCCTATAGCGTCATTGACGGTCAACAACGATTGACCGCAATTTATCGATTTTTGAACGGCGATTTTTCCCTACGGGCGTTAAAAATTCTCCCGGACATTAACCGCAAAAAATTTGAAGACCTTGAGGTTTCTTACCAACGTTTGCTCCTCTCCCGGACCATTCGTTGTATTGTCATCCTCAAGGAATCCCACCCGGATATTAAATTTGATGTCTTTGAGCGCTTAAATACGGGCTTTGTCCCCCTGAATGCTCAGGAAATCCGCAACAGCGTCTATCGCGGCAAGTTGAATGATTTAATTTTAGAACTCTCCGAAGATGAGGTTTTCCAAAAAACTCGTCGGGTTCTAAGTATCGACAAACGAATGCAAGATTGCGAAATGATTTTGCGCTTTTTTGCCTTCTTTTTCGACCCGATCGCCTATCGCGGTACTTTGTCGAAATTCCTAGATCAATACCTAGAACAGGGAATTCATTTTGACGATGAAACCATCGAGCATCATCGCGAAATATTTAGAAAAACCATTGATGATGTGTTCGCGGTTTTTGATTACGGAGCTTTCCGGCGCTATACTCCCGATACGGGATGGGAAAAATCCATCAACCGGGCTATTTATGATGTAATCATGCTCTCGTTTGCTTATGCCAGTTCTGAGGATATTCGTAGCAGCAAAGCCGAGATTATTGAGGCACTGAAAAAAGTCTGTCACGACCCCGAGTTTAGTGAAGCGATTACCTCCTCGACCAAAAATAGAGACCGGATTCAAACCCGGATCGACAAATGGCGAGATGCGATGACAGAGATCGGGTTGGATGTTCCGAAAATTAAAATTGGCAAAGACTCCTAA
- a CDS encoding HD domain-containing protein — protein sequence MLSNRFNQALTFAAELHGNQQRKGSGVPYVAHLLGVTSIALEYGANEDEAIAALLHDAIEDQGGAATGAEIRRRFGDAVATIVEACTDADSTPKPPWRERKELYLSHLPTAAPSVLLVSASDKLHNSRSILQDYRAVGESVWDRFKGGKTGTLWYYRALVEAFRPTAVNPWLFAELERTVTAIEQVASNPSEITG from the coding sequence ATGCTATCAAACCGCTTTAATCAAGCTTTAACCTTTGCAGCAGAACTCCACGGGAACCAACAGCGCAAGGGTTCCGGAGTGCCTTATGTGGCTCATTTACTGGGGGTAACCAGTATTGCCTTAGAATATGGGGCCAATGAAGATGAGGCGATCGCAGCGTTACTCCATGATGCGATCGAGGACCAAGGGGGGGCCGCTACCGGGGCAGAAATTCGCCGTCGCTTTGGAGATGCCGTGGCGACAATCGTCGAAGCTTGCACCGATGCCGATTCTACCCCAAAACCCCCCTGGCGAGAGCGCAAAGAGCTCTATCTGTCCCATCTTCCCACAGCTGCCCCTTCGGTCCTGTTGGTGAGTGCCTCGGATAAGTTGCACAATTCCCGGTCAATTTTACAGGATTATCGGGCAGTGGGAGAGTCAGTTTGGGACCGTTTTAAAGGGGGTAAAACCGGGACACTCTGGTATTATCGCGCCTTGGTGGAAGCCTTTCGTCCCACAGCGGTTAATCCTTGGTTATTTGCGGAATTAGAGCGGACTGTAACGGCGATCGAGCAAGTAGCCTCAAATCCGTCAGAAATAACCGGATAA
- the gyrA gene encoding DNA gyrase subunit A, which yields MTTSQERIIPTDLRNEMQQSYLEYAMSVIVGRALPDARDGLKPVHRRILYAMHELGLTPDRPFRKCARVVGEVLGKYHPHGDTAVYDALVRMAQDFSMRSPLINGHGNFGSIDNDPPAAMRYTECRLQSLSMDAMLRDIDQETVDFIDNFDGSQQEPIVLPTRVPQLLLNGSSGIAVGMATNIPPHNLGELLDGLVALINNPEITDIELMQYIPGPDFPTGGQILGVGSIREAYTTGRGSITMRGVATIETIEHRGRPDRDAIVITELPYQTNKASMIERIAEMVNEKRLEGISDIRDESDRDGMRIVIELKRDAYPRVVLNNLYKQTPLQANFGANMLALVNSEPQLLTLRQFLTVFLEFRIETIERRTRYELRKAEERDHLLQGLLIALENLDSIIALIRRAADTPSAKQELIVTYEFSEVQADAILQMQLRRLTALEADKIQQEHDDLQLTITDLRDILARRERVLEIIENEATELKAKFSTPRRTVIEHAEGEIDVTDLIANEKALVMITEQGYIKRMPVNTFEAQSRATRGKSGAKIKEDDGIAHFLTCRDHDAILFFSDRGVVYSLNAYQIPTGSRTARGMAITQMLPIPFNEKITSLVSVEEFSDDEYLVMLTKGGYIKKTALSAFSNIRANGLIAISLSEGDELRWVRKSRPEDTIIIGSAKGMAIHFKADHKQLRPLGRATRGVKSMNLRKGDNIISMDVLPSQVTAAMEEAIEDENLELDVELDAELDIELEQEETDLQTEETEGEEENIAETSSYPGPWALVITTGGFGKRVPVTQFRLQRRAGKGVCAIKFRNEKDRLAALRIVNEDDELMIVTNRGIIIRQASKAISSQSRSARGVRVQRLDSSDAIAGVALVPASGEEDDLTTDNAIDMDIEAGVDVVTVSGEEDDLTPDNGTEEEN from the coding sequence ATGACCACCTCCCAGGAGCGGATAATCCCGACGGATCTGCGGAATGAAATGCAACAGTCCTACCTCGAATACGCCATGAGCGTGATCGTGGGTCGGGCGCTCCCAGATGCTAGGGATGGTCTCAAGCCTGTACACAGGCGGATTCTCTATGCCATGCACGAGTTGGGCTTGACCCCAGACCGCCCCTTTCGTAAATGCGCTCGTGTGGTCGGGGAAGTCCTCGGTAAGTACCATCCACACGGCGATACAGCGGTTTACGATGCCTTGGTGCGGATGGCCCAAGATTTTTCCATGCGATCGCCGCTCATCAATGGTCACGGTAACTTCGGCTCCATTGACAACGACCCTCCGGCAGCCATGCGTTATACGGAATGTCGTCTCCAGTCCCTGAGCATGGATGCCATGTTGCGGGATATCGACCAAGAAACCGTCGATTTCATTGATAACTTTGATGGATCGCAGCAAGAACCGATTGTTCTACCCACCCGCGTCCCCCAACTCTTACTCAACGGTTCCTCGGGTATCGCCGTGGGGATGGCAACCAATATTCCTCCCCACAACTTGGGAGAACTTCTCGATGGGTTAGTCGCACTGATTAACAATCCTGAGATTACAGATATTGAGTTGATGCAATATATCCCCGGTCCGGATTTTCCCACCGGCGGCCAGATTCTGGGCGTGGGCAGCATTCGGGAAGCCTATACCACCGGACGGGGTTCGATCACCATGCGCGGTGTCGCGACTATTGAAACTATCGAACATCGCGGACGTCCCGACAGAGACGCGATCGTGATTACCGAGTTGCCTTACCAAACGAATAAGGCATCGATGATTGAACGCATCGCCGAGATGGTTAACGAGAAGCGTCTCGAAGGCATCTCGGATATCCGGGATGAGAGCGATCGCGACGGGATGCGAATTGTCATCGAACTCAAGCGCGATGCCTACCCTCGCGTCGTCCTCAATAACCTGTACAAACAAACCCCCTTACAGGCCAATTTCGGAGCGAATATGCTGGCGCTGGTCAACAGCGAACCGCAATTACTCACCCTCAGACAGTTCCTCACCGTCTTCCTAGAATTCCGCATCGAAACCATCGAACGCCGGACGCGCTATGAACTGCGAAAAGCAGAAGAACGGGACCATCTGTTACAGGGATTGTTAATTGCCCTAGAGAATTTAGATAGCATTATTGCACTAATTCGACGGGCAGCAGATACCCCCAGCGCTAAACAAGAATTAATCGTTACTTATGAATTTTCTGAAGTTCAAGCGGACGCCATTTTGCAAATGCAATTGCGCCGCTTAACCGCATTAGAAGCCGATAAAATTCAACAAGAACACGATGACCTGCAACTGACTATCACCGATTTGCGGGATATTTTGGCAAGACGGGAACGGGTGTTAGAAATCATTGAAAACGAAGCGACAGAACTCAAAGCCAAGTTTTCCACCCCCCGTCGCACCGTCATCGAACACGCCGAAGGTGAAATCGATGTTACCGACTTAATCGCTAATGAAAAAGCCCTGGTGATGATTACGGAACAAGGGTATATCAAACGGATGCCGGTGAATACCTTCGAGGCGCAAAGTCGGGCCACCCGAGGCAAATCTGGGGCGAAGATTAAAGAGGATGATGGAATTGCCCATTTCTTAACCTGTCGCGACCATGATGCCATTTTGTTCTTCAGCGATCGCGGGGTGGTGTACTCCCTGAATGCCTATCAAATTCCCACCGGGTCTCGCACCGCCCGAGGCATGGCAATTACTCAAATGTTGCCGATTCCCTTTAATGAAAAAATCACCTCTCTTGTCTCGGTGGAAGAATTCTCCGATGATGAATATTTAGTGATGCTCACTAAAGGCGGTTACATTAAAAAAACTGCCCTCTCTGCCTTTTCTAATATCCGCGCCAATGGATTAATTGCTATCTCTTTATCCGAGGGCGACGAATTGCGTTGGGTCCGGAAATCGCGACCCGAAGATACCATTATCATCGGTTCCGCGAAGGGAATGGCGATTCATTTCAAAGCGGATCATAAACAACTCCGTCCTCTGGGTCGCGCCACCCGAGGGGTGAAATCCATGAACCTCCGGAAAGGGGATAATATTATTAGCATGGATGTGCTCCCCTCTCAAGTGACTGCTGCAATGGAGGAGGCGATCGAGGATGAAAATCTCGAACTCGATGTAGAACTCGATGCAGAACTCGATATCGAACTCGAACAGGAAGAAACCGATCTGCAAACTGAGGAGACCGAAGGGGAAGAAGAGAACATTGCCGAAACCTCTTCCTATCCAGGACCTTGGGCCTTGGTGATTACTACTGGCGGGTTTGGTAAACGGGTTCCGGTGACGCAATTCCGCCTACAACGACGGGCCGGAAAAGGCGTTTGTGCAATCAAGTTCCGCAATGAAAAAGACCGTCTCGCGGCTTTACGAATTGTCAATGAAGATGATGAATTGATGATTGTGACCAATCGCGGGATTATCATTCGGCAGGCGAGTAAGGCGATTTCTTCTCAGTCGCGATCGGCCCGAGGGGTGAGAGTTCAGCGTCTCGATTCTTCGGATGCGATCGCCGGAGTGGCCTTAGTTCCCGCATCCGGTGAAGAAGATGACCTCACCACGGACAACGCAATCGACATGGATATCGAAGCTGGAGTTGATGTAGTCACCGTATCTGGTGAGGAAGATGACCTCACCCCGGACAACGGAACCGAAGAGGAAAATTAA
- a CDS encoding cation:proton antiporter domain-containing protein translates to MELALGFLKNEPIFAFAVLLAVILVVPIFFERLQLPGLIGLLAAGVAFGPNGLQLLQPQSETMKLLSDIGVVYLMFVAGLEMDMTEFQKVKNRSIGFGSLTFIFPLIAGTIIARFFGFSWNASLLIGSLLSSHTPLGYPILSRLGLMGNEAVMVTIGGTIFTNIPALLVLAVCVSVHAGSFSIGNLAIMLVLLTLYTGIVLFGFDWAGREFFRRSGDEEGNQFLFVLLAVFLAAVGAQIIGVEKIVGAFLAGMAVNGAMGSGPVKEKVVFVGSVLFIPIFMVNLGLLIDLPAFIATLTSFWLTLAIISGLLISKLVAALLTQLLYRYTRAETLAIWSLSIPQVAATLAATIVGYNALNPLGERLLSEEVLNTVIVMMLVTATLGPFLTARAAASLTPPTTNFDAVKTPFDEGNQPNGPFTVIVPVYNPETEKNLVEMAALLVRREEGRIVPLSIARVMANMEASAVDAALIRSENLVAAAVQLSQEFGVKAEPSVRIDDDIAQGIAHASREQKASLIVMGWGETTTLRARLFGNVIDRLLWTAHCPVAVTRLLGSPLQMKRILVSVDNLVARAVFSVRFAYSLAQMNGGQVTLFHVCDRRTPEEVNARIQAELSALITELAPSDPTQIQIVIAPNDDIPGAILNEAIGYDLVILQAIRRRTMSGLEMDDVTTSVIQELSCSLVMLGSSYLDSRTPS, encoded by the coding sequence ATGGAACTCGCCCTCGGCTTTTTGAAGAACGAACCCATCTTTGCTTTTGCCGTTCTGTTGGCCGTTATTTTAGTCGTGCCAATTTTCTTTGAACGGCTACAACTGCCCGGATTAATTGGCTTATTGGCGGCTGGAGTAGCCTTTGGACCCAATGGATTGCAGCTTTTACAGCCGCAATCCGAAACCATGAAACTCCTGTCCGACATCGGGGTTGTTTACCTGATGTTTGTCGCCGGTCTGGAAATGGATATGACCGAGTTTCAAAAGGTCAAAAATCGCTCCATTGGATTTGGAAGTTTGACCTTCATTTTCCCTCTGATTGCTGGCACAATTATCGCCCGCTTCTTTGGATTTAGTTGGAATGCTTCCCTGTTAATCGGGTCTTTGTTATCTTCTCATACTCCTCTCGGTTACCCGATTTTAAGCCGGTTAGGATTGATGGGAAATGAAGCCGTAATGGTGACCATTGGCGGAACCATTTTTACCAATATTCCGGCTTTGTTGGTCTTGGCAGTCTGCGTGAGCGTTCATGCCGGGAGTTTTAGTATCGGAAATTTGGCCATCATGCTCGTCCTGTTAACCCTTTATACCGGCATTGTGCTGTTTGGGTTTGACTGGGCCGGACGGGAATTTTTTCGCCGTTCTGGAGATGAAGAAGGCAACCAATTTTTGTTTGTCTTACTGGCAGTTTTCTTGGCCGCAGTTGGCGCTCAAATCATTGGGGTTGAAAAAATTGTTGGGGCATTTTTAGCCGGAATGGCCGTTAATGGTGCAATGGGTTCCGGTCCGGTAAAAGAAAAAGTCGTGTTTGTGGGCAGTGTCCTATTTATTCCCATTTTTATGGTGAATTTAGGACTATTAATTGACCTCCCCGCTTTTATTGCAACCCTGACTTCATTTTGGTTGACCCTGGCGATTATTTCAGGACTCTTAATCAGCAAATTAGTCGCAGCATTGCTGACTCAACTGCTGTATCGCTACACTCGCGCTGAGACTCTGGCGATTTGGTCCCTGTCTATTCCTCAAGTGGCGGCAACCCTGGCGGCAACCATTGTGGGATATAACGCCTTGAACCCCTTGGGAGAGCGGTTGTTGAGTGAGGAGGTCCTGAATACGGTGATTGTGATGATGTTAGTCACCGCCACATTAGGGCCATTTTTAACAGCGCGGGCGGCAGCCAGTTTGACCCCACCGACGACCAATTTTGATGCGGTGAAAACGCCCTTTGATGAAGGAAATCAGCCGAATGGTCCGTTTACGGTGATTGTGCCGGTTTATAACCCAGAAACGGAAAAGAATTTAGTGGAAATGGCGGCGTTGCTGGTGCGCCGGGAAGAGGGCCGAATCGTTCCCCTGTCGATCGCCCGGGTGATGGCAAACATGGAAGCATCAGCGGTTGATGCTGCCCTGATCCGGAGTGAAAATTTAGTGGCGGCAGCGGTGCAACTCTCTCAAGAATTTGGGGTCAAAGCCGAACCTTCCGTTCGGATTGATGATGATATTGCCCAGGGAATTGCTCATGCAAGTCGAGAGCAAAAAGCCAGTTTAATTGTGATGGGATGGGGGGAAACCACAACCCTGCGGGCGAGATTATTTGGGAACGTGATCGATCGCCTCTTATGGACGGCGCATTGTCCCGTAGCGGTAACGCGCCTGCTGGGTTCCCCCCTGCAAATGAAACGAATTTTAGTTTCCGTGGATAATCTTGTAGCGCGGGCGGTGTTTTCCGTGCGGTTTGCCTACAGTTTAGCCCAAATGAATGGGGGACAGGTGACCTTATTCCATGTTTGCGATCGGCGCACACCGGAAGAGGTGAATGCTCGCATCCAGGCTGAACTTTCTGCCTTAATCACGGAATTAGCGCCGAGTGATCCGACACAAATTCAGATTGTGATTGCGCCGAATGATGATATCCCCGGGGCGATTCTCAACGAGGCGATCGGCTATGATTTGGTGATTCTCCAAGCCATCAGACGGCGCACCATGTCTGGATTAGAGATGGATGATGTCACCACAAGTGTCATCCAGGAGCTTTCTTGTTCTCTAGTCATGTTGGGATCAAGCTACCTGGACTCACGCACCCCCTCTTAA
- a CDS encoding ATP-binding protein yields MEQQQPEDVAAYNERSLNTLSRAIALSAEQFAIILVRCNYRHLQTEMLQRLRERCPVSVAEIHLPPLSTTLFGRMIEEFGELPSLPGVMVLGLESAVAIDELLISIDLVRDEFRKQFPFPLILWVTDDLLHRITQFAPNFKSWAGPSIKFEIPTPKLIQRLRETAEGLFNCILEAGADQLQVGAAIELLTHTHRQEIACAIKDIERAGESLDPYLQACLDFVRGWNAYSHDELATAREFYQRSLAFWEKTVPTVSDSGNPPQENSIPHLERYGCLLFYLGACWHREALLHRGAAQAAYRQARDYFQQCVAIYQQADRPDLMAKFINALGEVMQKLRDRDGLEEVASIATQLHQQYPDPIAEAQDCGYWGEVALWNSQWAIAKQSALNALQILESYRATTLTPEKRSFLEWSAQYHRGWYLLLLGRALSALSESKQAIATLERAKSEAQPECNPRLYSEILRELRSLYFNRGDRLTAFALKQELYALEHQYGFRAFIGAQPLQPQLHPLNPTQLLHLGIGDRPFPRKRYAGESLPGRESEVECAITRIGRPDYKLTLIHGPAGVGKSSLLSAQLAPALHQKQIGLNLALPLVISIQGDWFPGAVEVFNSAFTQLGLPIVDITEEQNRIPMLHNLCDRLGEHGDRNILTALLFDVDADLFDSAHESHRHLFYEFLRDCLNVPFVKAIVCLRTEHLADLLDNESLRSLEFINRETRESLCYLLQDLSLDTAYRAMMGLTEQAEYPLEPELSEQLVRDLAPGTIAEVRGLMLQLAGTQLEAEQITTLSAYQQYGGKAALLRRGIREAISDCGVENTQIARLTLQTLAKPTPDSEQSPTMPYPCRKTLEELTTELGTSPEILQIVLEVLVQSGLLFRLYDNTPIPRYQLVDQEICRMVWQG; encoded by the coding sequence ATGGAACAACAACAGCCCGAAGATGTAGCGGCTTACAACGAACGCTCTCTCAATACCCTATCGAGGGCGATCGCTTTGTCTGCCGAACAATTTGCCATCATTTTGGTGCGGTGCAATTATCGGCATTTGCAAACAGAAATGCTGCAACGACTGCGGGAACGATGTCCGGTTTCGGTGGCCGAAATTCATTTACCCCCCTTAAGTACCACCTTATTTGGTAGAATGATTGAGGAATTTGGGGAATTGCCCTCACTCCCCGGGGTCATGGTTTTGGGATTAGAATCGGCAGTGGCGATCGATGAATTATTAATTTCCATTGATTTAGTCCGGGATGAATTTCGCAAACAGTTTCCCTTCCCGTTAATCCTCTGGGTGACTGACGATTTGCTCCATCGCATCACCCAATTTGCCCCCAATTTTAAAAGTTGGGCGGGACCCTCCATTAAATTTGAAATTCCCACCCCTAAACTGATTCAACGCTTACGCGAAACCGCCGAAGGTTTATTTAACTGTATCCTAGAAGCTGGGGCGGACCAACTGCAAGTTGGCGCTGCTATTGAACTGTTAACCCACACCCATCGCCAGGAAATCGCTTGTGCGATTAAAGATATTGAACGGGCGGGGGAGAGTCTGGACCCTTATTTACAAGCTTGTTTAGATTTCGTGCGGGGTTGGAATGCCTACAGCCATGATGAATTGGCAACCGCCCGAGAATTTTACCAACGTAGTCTCGCCTTTTGGGAAAAAACTGTCCCTACCGTCTCGGATTCAGGGAATCCACCGCAGGAAAACTCTATCCCCCATTTAGAACGCTATGGCTGCTTGCTGTTTTATCTGGGGGCCTGTTGGCATCGGGAAGCCTTGTTACATCGGGGGGCCGCCCAGGCAGCTTACCGGCAAGCGCGGGACTATTTTCAGCAATGTGTCGCCATCTACCAACAAGCCGATCGCCCGGATTTGATGGCAAAATTTATCAATGCCCTGGGGGAAGTGATGCAAAAACTCCGGGACCGCGATGGATTGGAAGAGGTGGCATCGATCGCCACTCAACTGCATCAACAATATCCCGACCCGATCGCCGAGGCACAGGATTGCGGCTATTGGGGAGAAGTGGCCCTGTGGAACTCCCAATGGGCGATCGCCAAGCAGTCCGCCTTAAACGCCCTTCAGATTCTGGAATCCTACCGCGCCACGACTCTCACCCCGGAAAAACGCAGTTTCCTAGAATGGTCCGCCCAATATCATCGCGGCTGGTATTTATTATTATTAGGGAGAGCACTGTCTGCACTCAGTGAGAGTAAACAAGCCATTGCCACCCTAGAGAGAGCGAAATCCGAAGCCCAACCGGAATGTAATCCTCGATTATACAGTGAAATTCTCCGGGAATTGCGATCGCTCTACTTTAACCGAGGCGATCGCCTCACCGCCTTTGCCCTGAAACAGGAACTCTACGCCCTGGAACATCAGTATGGGTTTCGTGCCTTCATCGGTGCACAACCTCTGCAACCCCAACTCCATCCCCTAAATCCCACCCAACTGCTGCATCTGGGTATTGGCGATCGGCCCTTTCCCCGGAAACGGTATGCCGGGGAAAGTCTCCCCGGACGAGAATCTGAAGTCGAATGTGCGATTACCCGCATTGGCCGTCCCGACTATAAACTCACCCTGATTCATGGTCCCGCAGGAGTCGGCAAATCTTCCCTTTTATCCGCTCAATTAGCCCCTGCCTTACATCAAAAACAAATCGGACTCAATCTGGCATTACCCCTGGTTATCTCCATTCAAGGGGATTGGTTCCCTGGCGCAGTTGAGGTATTTAATAGCGCCTTTACTCAGCTAGGATTACCCATTGTGGACATCACCGAGGAGCAAAATCGGATTCCCATGCTGCACAACCTCTGCGATCGCCTGGGAGAACATGGCGATCGCAACATCTTAACTGCCCTATTATTTGATGTGGATGCGGACTTATTTGATAGTGCCCATGAATCACACCGCCACCTGTTTTATGAATTTTTGCGCGACTGCTTGAATGTTCCATTTGTCAAAGCGATCGTCTGTTTGCGGACCGAACATCTAGCTGATTTATTAGACAATGAATCCCTGCGATCGCTAGAATTTATCAACCGAGAGACTCGGGAAAGTTTGTGCTATCTCCTGCAAGACTTATCTCTGGATACCGCTTACCGGGCGATGATGGGGTTAACAGAACAGGCCGAATATCCCTTAGAACCGGAACTAAGTGAGCAATTAGTCCGAGACTTAGCCCCAGGCACGATCGCCGAAGTGCGCGGGCTAATGTTGCAGTTAGCGGGCACCCAACTGGAAGCCGAACAGATTACCACCCTGAGCGCCTATCAACAATATGGCGGCAAAGCAGCCTTACTTCGACGAGGCATCCGAGAAGCGATTTCTGACTGTGGCGTAGAAAACACCCAAATCGCCCGATTAACCCTCCAAACCCTCGCCAAACCCACCCCAGACTCTGAACAGTCCCCCACCATGCCCTATCCCTGCCGCAAAACCCTAGAAGAACTCACAACCGAACTCGGAACCAGTCCAGAGATATTACAGATAGTCCTAGAAGTCTTAGTGCAGTCGGGCTTACTCTTCCGCCTATACGATAATACCCCAATCCCCCGCTATCAACTGGTAGATCAGGAGATTTGCCGGATGGTATGGCAGGGGTGA
- a CDS encoding histone deacetylase family protein produces MFSVIYSEEFLEHDTGRSHPERPARLTAIVEALKAVPWASRLSWHLPTPGHQPSVLSAIQRVHTPRHIHEIEILAESGGGRLELDTPVSRYSYEVALLAVSAWLDGVDRVVETGEPAFVLARPPGHHAESDRGMGFCLFSNAAIAATHALDQHGLQRVAILDWDVHHGNGTQEIVEKNPQIAYCSLHQYPCYPGTGAAHETGPYDNILNLPVPAGSTLAEYQVLFQSKVIPFLRRFQPDLLLVSAGYDANAADPLARIDLQPEDYGILTDYCLQLTRRIVFGLEGGYHLDALSQSVIATIARCLELS; encoded by the coding sequence CTGTTTTCTGTAATTTACTCGGAAGAATTTTTAGAGCATGATACTGGGCGATCTCATCCGGAACGTCCTGCTCGATTAACGGCCATTGTTGAAGCGTTAAAAGCCGTACCCTGGGCCAGTCGCCTGTCCTGGCACCTGCCGACCCCGGGACATCAACCCTCGGTGCTCTCAGCGATTCAGCGGGTTCATACCCCGCGCCACATTCACGAAATCGAAATCTTGGCTGAATCTGGGGGGGGCCGCTTAGAGCTGGATACCCCGGTTTCTCGCTACAGTTACGAGGTGGCGCTGCTGGCGGTGAGTGCCTGGTTGGATGGAGTCGATCGCGTTGTGGAGACGGGGGAACCGGCGTTCGTGTTGGCGCGACCCCCGGGACATCATGCCGAGAGCGATCGCGGCATGGGATTTTGTCTCTTTTCCAATGCGGCGATCGCTGCCACCCATGCCTTAGACCAGCATGGGCTCCAACGGGTTGCCATCCTGGACTGGGACGTTCATCATGGCAACGGCACCCAGGAAATTGTCGAAAAAAATCCCCAAATTGCCTACTGTTCTCTCCATCAATACCCCTGCTATCCCGGGACCGGCGCAGCCCATGAAACCGGCCCTTATGATAACATCCTCAATCTTCCTGTCCCCGCAGGCAGTACCCTCGCTGAATATCAAGTCTTGTTTCAGTCCAAGGTCATACCCTTTTTGCGACGGTTTCAACCCGATTTGTTACTTGTGAGCGCGGGATATGATGCCAATGCGGCAGACCCCTTAGCCCGAATCGACCTGCAACCGGAAGATTACGGCATCCTTACGGATTATTGTTTGCAACTGACCCGCAGGATCGTCTTCGGATTGGAGGGAGGATATCACCTAGACGCCCTCAGTCAGTCCGTGATCGCCACCATTGCGCGCTGTCTGGAATTATCCTAG